Proteins from a genomic interval of Diaminobutyricimonas aerilata:
- a CDS encoding cobalamin-independent methionine synthase II family protein, whose amino-acid sequence MLDSSERIQTSHAGSLPRTPELIAANDARRIAEDGFTLERTEEFDGLLTDAVSDLVRRQREAGITVPGDGEFGKAMTSAVDYGAWWSYSFQRVAGLSLTGADIFTQEPVRSEPGTVRLTTFPDRRDWTIFRDAYTDPTSGISTGKTATAFPATTGPLQYVGHDAIRSDIANLKTALAAQGYEEGFITALSPGSGARIPNEFYATEEEHIWAWADVLREEYTAVIEAGLVLQIDDPSIAENWDQINPEPSLEDYRAFTRIRVEALNYALRGLPQDRIRFHLCWGSWHGPHTTDIEFRHIVDLMLGIDAGAYSFEAANARHEHEWKVWEDVTLPDGKLILPGIVGHATNVVEHPELVAQRIERFAALVGRERVIASTDCGLGGRIHPQIAWAKLESLSRGAELATERLWGRRVA is encoded by the coding sequence ATGCTCGACAGCAGCGAACGCATCCAGACCAGCCACGCCGGCAGCCTGCCGCGCACCCCCGAGCTCATCGCCGCCAACGACGCGCGCCGGATCGCCGAGGACGGGTTCACCCTCGAGCGCACCGAGGAGTTCGACGGACTGCTCACCGACGCCGTGAGCGACCTCGTGCGGCGGCAACGCGAAGCCGGCATCACCGTGCCGGGCGACGGAGAGTTCGGCAAGGCCATGACGAGCGCCGTCGACTACGGCGCGTGGTGGTCGTACTCGTTCCAGCGCGTGGCGGGCCTCTCGCTCACCGGAGCGGACATCTTCACCCAGGAGCCCGTGCGGTCCGAGCCCGGCACCGTGCGGCTCACCACGTTCCCCGACCGGCGGGACTGGACCATCTTCCGGGACGCGTACACCGACCCCACGAGCGGCATCTCGACCGGGAAGACGGCGACCGCCTTCCCGGCCACCACCGGGCCGCTGCAGTACGTCGGGCACGACGCGATCCGCTCCGACATCGCGAACCTCAAGACGGCACTCGCCGCCCAGGGGTACGAGGAGGGGTTCATCACCGCCCTCTCGCCCGGCTCCGGCGCCAGGATCCCGAACGAGTTCTACGCCACCGAGGAGGAGCACATCTGGGCGTGGGCGGATGTGCTGCGCGAGGAGTACACCGCGGTCATCGAGGCGGGACTCGTGCTGCAGATCGACGACCCGTCGATCGCCGAGAACTGGGACCAGATCAACCCGGAGCCGAGTCTCGAGGACTATCGGGCCTTCACCCGCATCCGGGTCGAAGCGCTCAACTACGCCTTGCGCGGCCTGCCGCAGGACCGCATCCGCTTCCACCTGTGTTGGGGCTCGTGGCACGGACCGCACACGACCGACATCGAGTTCCGCCACATCGTGGACCTCATGCTCGGCATCGACGCCGGCGCGTACAGCTTCGAGGCGGCCAACGCGCGTCACGAGCACGAGTGGAAGGTGTGGGAGGACGTGACGCTGCCGGACGGCAAGCTGATCCTTCCCGGCATCGTCGGGCACGCCACCAACGTGGTGGAGCACCCCGAGCTCGTCGCCCAGCGCATCGAACGCTTCGCCGCCCTCGTCGGGCGCGAGAGGGTGATCGCGTCGACCGATTGCGGTCTCGGCGGACGCATCCATCCGCAGATCGCGTGGGCGAAGCTCGAGAGCCTCTCGCGCGGCGCCGAGCTCGCGACCGAACGGCTGTGGGGACGCCGAGTCGCCTGA
- a CDS encoding PrsW family intramembrane metalloprotease, whose translation MSSLAPDGYAARVEPGHAAPASAPAEVRQETAVSYGGPTPPPRRGRAGAVVAAIIGIAIAGGALLFVLVYLLTFLGTGTVLTAAILAFVPLGIVFLGARWIDRWEPEPRGALLFAFLWGAGVSVLIALLVDSEIQNVLGAVDRDAPAVQLFQSAVQAPIVEEFGKGLGVLLILWFNRRHFDGPVDGIVYAAWVAGGFAFTENIQYFGIAIAESQGSIAGVAGTFAVRGLMSPFAHVMFTAMTGLLLGVAARRAGAFGAIGFFVLGLIPAVLLHALWNGALFFVTDFYGYYAIVQVPLFILAVVLVVALRRQEAALTYARLNEYAAAGWIAPGEVTALATPAGRRVALAWARQRGAGRIMKRYIRDATRLAFARQRVITGRGRIGAQADEARLLGAVTAARRALMGG comes from the coding sequence ATGTCGAGCCTCGCTCCCGACGGGTACGCCGCCCGCGTCGAACCCGGCCATGCCGCCCCCGCATCCGCTCCCGCCGAGGTGCGTCAGGAGACCGCCGTGTCGTACGGCGGCCCGACGCCGCCCCCGCGACGCGGTCGCGCGGGCGCCGTCGTGGCCGCGATCATCGGCATCGCGATCGCCGGCGGCGCGCTGCTGTTCGTGCTCGTGTACCTCTTGACCTTCCTCGGCACCGGGACGGTGCTCACCGCCGCGATCCTCGCGTTCGTGCCGCTCGGGATCGTGTTCCTCGGCGCGCGCTGGATCGACCGCTGGGAGCCCGAGCCGCGCGGGGCCCTGCTCTTCGCGTTCCTCTGGGGCGCCGGCGTCTCGGTGCTCATCGCCCTGCTCGTCGACTCCGAGATCCAGAACGTGCTCGGCGCCGTCGATCGCGACGCCCCCGCGGTGCAGCTCTTCCAGAGCGCGGTACAGGCTCCGATCGTCGAAGAGTTCGGCAAGGGGCTCGGGGTACTCCTGATCCTCTGGTTCAACCGCCGTCACTTCGACGGGCCCGTCGACGGCATCGTCTACGCCGCGTGGGTCGCGGGCGGTTTCGCGTTCACCGAGAACATCCAATACTTCGGCATCGCGATCGCCGAATCGCAAGGCAGCATCGCCGGCGTCGCCGGCACCTTCGCCGTGCGCGGGCTCATGTCGCCGTTCGCCCACGTCATGTTCACGGCGATGACGGGACTGCTGCTGGGCGTCGCCGCGCGACGCGCCGGCGCGTTCGGAGCGATCGGCTTCTTCGTGCTCGGGCTCATCCCCGCCGTGCTCCTGCACGCGCTCTGGAACGGCGCGCTGTTCTTCGTGACCGACTTCTACGGCTACTACGCCATCGTGCAGGTGCCCCTGTTCATCCTCGCCGTCGTGCTCGTCGTCGCCTTGCGTCGCCAGGAGGCCGCGCTCACCTACGCACGCTTGAACGAATACGCCGCGGCGGGCTGGATCGCGCCGGGCGAGGTGACCGCGCTGGCGACGCCGGCGGGCCGGAGGGTCGCTCTCGCGTGGGCGCGACAGCGTGGCGCGGGGCGCATCATGAAGCGGTACATCCGTGACGCCACCCGGCTCGCGTTCGCGCGCCAGCGGGTGATCACGGGCCGGGGGCGCATCGGCGCCCAGGCCGATGAGGCGCGACTGCTCGGCGCGGTCACCGCCGCCCGCCGTGCCCTCATGGGCGGCTGA
- a CDS encoding nucleotidyltransferase domain-containing protein, translating to MTGDEVVRLLATLADDGIRVWVAGGWAVDALVGRTTRPHGDLDVAVDAAQLPQSLDLLRRAGFAVTVDWSPARLELRHADGRCLDVHPVEFAADGGGVQRGHEGPDFDYAPDGFTSGTIAGASVPCLSARQQLAFRRGYPPRPVDEHDVALLRPLAASAG from the coding sequence ATGACCGGCGACGAGGTGGTGCGACTGCTCGCGACCCTCGCCGATGACGGCATCCGCGTGTGGGTGGCCGGCGGATGGGCGGTCGATGCGCTCGTCGGCCGGACGACTCGACCGCACGGGGACCTCGACGTCGCGGTCGACGCCGCCCAGCTGCCGCAGTCGCTCGACCTGCTGCGGCGCGCCGGCTTCGCCGTGACCGTCGACTGGTCGCCCGCGCGGCTCGAGCTGCGCCATGCCGACGGGAGGTGCCTCGACGTGCACCCCGTCGAGTTCGCCGCCGACGGCGGTGGGGTGCAACGCGGCCACGAGGGACCCGACTTCGACTACGCGCCGGACGGATTCACGAGCGGCACGATCGCGGGGGCGTCGGTGCCGTGCCTCTCGGCCCGGCAGCAACTCGCGTTCCGCCGGGGCTATCCGCCACGGCCGGTCGACGAGCACGACGTCGCACTCCTGCGCCCTCTGGCCGCCTCGGCCGGTTAG
- a CDS encoding MarP family serine protease, producing MPGSLVLDVLLVLLLIGGFVYGIRRGLLHSVAAVAGLVAGGIGAFFAVPLVTGWVGSPAWRGPAVLAVVLLLVVGGYGVGATIGGALSRGVGRRGPLRVLDRLLGGVANLAVSAAVLSMVAFSVVALGVPILSPGIASSTVVRSIDSVTPDPVRAFLAQLRAAVVDEGLPRITEALTGAPPEIPDLDTASPALREAALSVARITGNAFACGQGQSGSGAVIAEDRVITNAHVVAGVEEPFVELPGRGAVPGRVVYFDPSDDLAVIHAPGLDGTPLPTGAALATGDAAVVDGYPFGGPFRSGPAEVMARGPIIAGDVYGTGSAPRDVYTLAADIEQGNSGGPLLDTAGALVGIVFAKSAEVEDVGYALTLDEVGPVIDRSASLEQSVDSGACVHG from the coding sequence GTGCCCGGATCGCTCGTGCTCGACGTGCTCCTCGTTCTCCTGCTCATCGGCGGTTTCGTGTACGGCATCCGCCGGGGCCTACTGCACAGCGTCGCCGCGGTCGCCGGACTCGTCGCGGGCGGGATCGGCGCGTTCTTCGCCGTACCGCTCGTCACCGGATGGGTGGGGTCGCCGGCGTGGCGTGGTCCGGCGGTGCTCGCCGTCGTGCTCCTGCTGGTGGTCGGCGGATACGGCGTGGGCGCGACGATCGGCGGCGCGCTCAGCCGCGGGGTCGGTCGACGCGGTCCCCTGCGGGTGCTCGACCGGCTGCTCGGCGGGGTGGCGAACCTCGCCGTGTCGGCCGCGGTGCTCTCGATGGTGGCGTTCAGCGTCGTCGCCCTCGGCGTGCCCATCCTCTCGCCCGGGATCGCGTCCTCGACCGTGGTGCGCTCGATCGACTCGGTCACGCCGGACCCGGTACGTGCCTTCCTCGCCCAATTGCGCGCCGCCGTCGTCGACGAGGGTCTGCCGCGCATCACGGAGGCCCTGACCGGCGCCCCGCCCGAGATCCCCGACCTCGACACCGCGAGCCCGGCTCTGCGCGAAGCGGCGCTCTCGGTGGCCCGCATCACCGGCAACGCGTTCGCGTGCGGTCAGGGTCAATCGGGTAGCGGCGCCGTCATCGCCGAGGACCGGGTCATCACGAACGCGCACGTCGTGGCCGGAGTGGAGGAACCGTTCGTCGAGTTGCCCGGACGCGGGGCGGTGCCGGGTCGGGTGGTGTACTTCGACCCGTCCGACGACCTGGCGGTCATCCACGCCCCGGGGCTGGACGGCACACCGCTGCCGACGGGCGCCGCGCTCGCGACGGGCGACGCGGCCGTGGTCGACGGCTATCCCTTCGGGGGGCCGTTCCGTTCCGGGCCGGCCGAGGTCATGGCGCGGGGACCGATCATCGCCGGCGACGTGTACGGCACGGGCAGCGCACCCCGCGACGTCTACACGCTCGCCGCGGACATCGAGCAGGGTAACTCGGGCGGCCCGCTGCTGGACACCGCGGGAGCGCTCGTCGGCATCGTCTTCGCGAAGTCCGCGGAGGTCGAGGACGTGGGCTACGCGCTCACACTCGACGAGGTGGGTCCGGTCATCGACCGGTCGGCGTCGCTCGAGCAGTCTGTCGACTCCGGAGCGTGCGTTCACGGTTGA
- a CDS encoding cold-shock protein gives MPTGTVKWFNSEKGFGFIAPDDGSADLFAHFSAITGNGYRNLVENQRVEFDTAEGPKGLQAANIRAL, from the coding sequence ATGCCCACCGGCACCGTGAAATGGTTCAACTCCGAAAAGGGCTTCGGCTTCATCGCTCCCGATGACGGAAGCGCCGACCTGTTCGCCCACTTCTCCGCCATCACGGGGAACGGATACCGCAACCTGGTCGAGAACCAGCGTGTGGAGTTCGACACGGCGGAGGGCCCGAAGGGCCTCCAGGCCGCGAACATCCGCGCCCTCTGA
- the pulA gene encoding pullulanase-type alpha-1,6-glucosidase yields MTPGSAAPRFSAVLAALALLATGLSVAQPAAAADENSTVALVGSLQSELGCAADWAPDCEQTELAPTATPGVWSAEFEVPAGTWEYKVALDDSWDEAYGLDGGDANIPLTVAGTTTLRFTFDLAKERVGLEALDLAGPYGEADAAIVAPPVRQPGSGEQFYFVMTDRFRDGDPANNTAGLGTDPLVSGYDPTRKGFYNGGDLAGLRSQLDYIEGLGTSAIWLTPSFKNRPVQGAGENASAGYHGYWITDFTQIDPHLGTNAELEALIDDAHARGIKVYFDIITNHTADVIDYAEKQYDYIDKATSPYTTAAGEPFDPADYAGGDDFPELDSSSFPYTPVIAPDDADLKVPGWLNDPTLYHNRGDSTFEGESVLDGDFAGLDDLMTEHPRVVDGFVDVYESWVDLGIDGFRIDTVKHVNREFWEEWSAEVLDHAHTIGNDDFFMFGEVYDADAAKLAPYVRDTDMNSVLDFAFQSSAISYAAGNSSTNLAQLFASDDLYTTPQKSASALPTFLGNHDMGRVGYFLRSTDAPLERDRLAHELMFLSRGQPVIYYGDEQGFTGAGAGNDQSARQSLFASQVPEYVDQQLITGEQAGSVDRFDPAAPLYEHIAALSDLRESIPALEDGAQIERFAEGGVYAFSRVHRDDKVEHLVATNNTGAPVTVTVPTLTPDATFSAVYGDGGGTADAGGALSVTVPALGAVVLAADRPVGAPDAAAAITVDAPKPGAGLGGLAPVAADVADSVWQETSFAWRVVGDDTWTPLGTAEDTSPRVFHDVAGLAAGTLLEYRAVSVDAAGQHAAASTYASVGNTVSLEDVSEPEPEIDMVTVPGSLNSEMGCAGDWQPGCEAAALELRADGVWAGTFDLPAGAYEYKVAINGSWAINYGAGGVRDGANIAFTTDGGPVTFYFDPRTNFAQNSEQGPIVTAVGSFQSEAGCPGDWQPDCLRTWLQDADGDGVLTWTTDALPTGAYEAKVAHGLSWDENYGAGGAPNGANIPFTVTEGKATTFRYDLATHVLQIDVADPPLPGTGQQRAHWVSASTLAWPRELLPVNADPADLRFELHSSEDASLEVVDGAVTGGEAIELEYDPAGLSEAERDRFPALAEYVALRPAGVDRAAIERLLTTQLRVAQFDGDELTAFTGVQLPGVLDDLFAEDAADRELGVTWEKKRPSVALWAPTARSVDLLVYADGDAADPTRVTLERQSDGTWTAEGEKQWRDASYLYEVVVYAPSTDAIETNLVTDPYSVGLTLNSERSVFVDLDAKEHRPKAWEKTAAPRIADPVDRSIYELHVRDFSIGDASVPEALRGTYGAFGVDSAGTRHLRTLADAGLNTVHLLPTFDIATIEEDRAAQAVPPCDLASFAPDSPEQQACIAQIREDDGFNWGYDPLHFSTPEGSYAVDARGGDRTAEFRGMVGSLHGLGLQVVLDQVFNHTAQSGQGEKSVLERVVPGYYHRLNAQGAVETSTCCQNVATEHALAEKLMVDSVVLWARDYKVDGFRFDLMGHHSKQNMLAVRAALDELTVKRDSVDGSAVYLYGEGWNFGEVADNALFEQATQGQLGGTGIGTFNDRLRDAVHGGSPVDSSTIQQQGFGTGLGTDPNGAPINGTTEEALARLAVQSDLVRIGLAGNLRAFSFVSSDGTVKRGDELDYNGSPAGYADEPEETINYVDAHDNETLFDLLALKLPADTPMAERVRMNTLSLATVTLSQAPSLWHAGTDLLRSKSLDRNSYDSGDWFNRIDWTGQSNNFGVGLPQAADNEDQWPIQAPLLADPALRPAPADIAAATAAAQDLLRLKQSTKLFRLGSADLIREKLSFPGSGPDAAPGVIAMHIDDTVGVDVDPALDGLLTVFNASPEPVSLPIDGLVGHDLALSAVQQAGADAGVKATTWDAATGTVTVPARTVAVLTEAQAPDPVGSTTTGSANRLLVKSGGAVTYSFRVQAGETVPTGTVEVLDRGRVVGTVELDGSDAGRGSVKLTLARGVHLLTARYEGSSEVLPSRTRWPSVVVAW; encoded by the coding sequence ATGACTCCTGGTTCCGCCGCCCCCCGTTTCTCCGCCGTGCTCGCCGCATTGGCTCTCCTCGCGACGGGACTGTCCGTCGCCCAACCCGCGGCCGCCGCGGACGAGAACAGCACCGTCGCGTTGGTCGGATCGTTGCAGTCCGAGCTCGGCTGCGCCGCCGACTGGGCGCCCGATTGCGAGCAGACCGAACTCGCGCCGACCGCCACGCCCGGCGTCTGGTCCGCCGAGTTCGAGGTGCCCGCCGGCACGTGGGAGTACAAGGTCGCCCTCGACGACTCGTGGGACGAGGCGTACGGCCTCGACGGCGGCGATGCGAACATCCCGCTCACCGTGGCGGGCACCACCACGCTGCGCTTCACCTTCGACCTCGCGAAGGAGCGCGTCGGGCTCGAGGCGCTCGACCTGGCCGGACCGTACGGCGAAGCGGATGCGGCGATCGTCGCGCCGCCGGTGCGTCAACCGGGCTCGGGCGAGCAGTTCTACTTCGTCATGACCGACCGTTTCCGTGACGGAGACCCGGCGAACAACACCGCCGGGCTCGGCACCGATCCGCTCGTCTCCGGCTACGACCCGACGCGCAAGGGGTTCTACAACGGCGGCGACCTCGCCGGACTGCGCTCGCAGCTCGACTACATCGAGGGGCTGGGTACCTCCGCCATCTGGCTCACCCCGTCGTTCAAGAACCGGCCCGTCCAGGGCGCCGGTGAGAACGCCTCCGCCGGCTACCACGGCTACTGGATCACCGACTTCACGCAGATCGACCCGCACCTCGGCACGAACGCCGAACTCGAGGCGCTGATCGACGACGCGCACGCCCGCGGCATCAAGGTCTACTTCGACATCATCACGAACCACACGGCGGATGTGATCGACTACGCCGAGAAGCAGTACGACTACATCGACAAGGCGACCTCTCCGTACACGACCGCCGCGGGCGAGCCGTTCGACCCCGCCGACTACGCCGGCGGCGACGACTTCCCCGAACTCGACAGCTCGTCGTTCCCGTACACGCCCGTCATCGCCCCCGACGACGCCGACCTGAAGGTGCCCGGCTGGCTCAACGACCCGACGCTGTACCACAACCGCGGCGACTCGACCTTCGAGGGCGAGAGCGTGCTCGACGGCGACTTCGCCGGACTCGACGACCTCATGACCGAGCATCCGCGGGTCGTCGACGGATTCGTCGACGTCTACGAGTCGTGGGTCGACCTGGGGATCGACGGGTTCCGCATCGACACGGTCAAGCACGTGAACCGCGAGTTCTGGGAGGAGTGGTCGGCCGAGGTGCTCGATCACGCCCACACGATCGGCAACGACGACTTCTTCATGTTCGGTGAGGTGTACGACGCGGATGCGGCGAAGCTCGCCCCATACGTGCGCGACACCGACATGAACTCGGTGCTCGACTTCGCCTTCCAGTCGAGCGCGATCAGCTACGCCGCGGGCAACTCCTCGACGAACCTCGCCCAGCTCTTCGCCTCGGACGACCTGTACACGACGCCGCAGAAGAGCGCGAGCGCGCTGCCGACCTTCCTCGGCAACCATGACATGGGGCGCGTCGGCTACTTCCTGCGGTCGACGGACGCCCCGCTCGAGCGCGATCGACTCGCCCACGAGCTCATGTTCCTCAGCCGCGGGCAACCGGTCATCTACTACGGCGACGAGCAGGGCTTCACCGGCGCGGGAGCCGGCAACGACCAGAGCGCACGGCAGTCGCTCTTCGCGAGCCAGGTGCCCGAGTACGTCGACCAGCAGCTCATCACCGGGGAGCAGGCCGGCTCGGTCGACCGTTTCGACCCGGCCGCCCCGCTCTACGAGCACATCGCCGCGCTCTCCGACCTGCGCGAGAGCATCCCGGCCCTCGAGGACGGTGCGCAGATCGAGCGCTTCGCCGAGGGCGGCGTCTACGCGTTCAGCCGCGTGCACCGCGACGACAAGGTCGAGCACCTCGTCGCCACCAACAACACCGGTGCGCCCGTCACGGTGACCGTGCCGACGCTGACCCCCGACGCGACCTTCTCGGCCGTGTACGGGGATGGAGGCGGCACCGCCGACGCCGGCGGCGCGCTCTCGGTCACCGTGCCCGCGCTCGGGGCCGTCGTGCTCGCCGCGGACCGCCCGGTCGGTGCTCCGGATGCCGCAGCGGCGATCACCGTCGACGCGCCCAAGCCGGGCGCCGGACTGGGCGGCCTCGCTCCCGTCGCGGCCGACGTCGCCGACTCGGTGTGGCAGGAGACGAGCTTCGCGTGGCGCGTCGTCGGCGACGACACCTGGACGCCGCTCGGCACCGCGGAGGACACCTCCCCCCGGGTCTTCCACGACGTCGCCGGCCTCGCCGCGGGCACGCTCCTGGAGTACCGCGCCGTCTCGGTCGACGCCGCCGGGCAGCATGCCGCGGCGTCCACGTACGCGTCGGTCGGCAACACCGTCTCGCTCGAGGACGTCTCCGAACCGGAGCCGGAGATCGACATGGTGACCGTGCCCGGGTCGCTCAACTCGGAGATGGGATGTGCGGGCGACTGGCAGCCCGGGTGCGAGGCGGCCGCGCTCGAGCTGCGTGCCGACGGCGTCTGGGCGGGCACCTTCGACCTGCCGGCCGGCGCTTACGAGTACAAGGTCGCGATCAACGGGTCGTGGGCGATCAATTACGGAGCGGGCGGGGTCCGCGACGGCGCGAACATCGCGTTCACGACCGACGGGGGCCCGGTGACGTTCTACTTCGACCCGCGCACGAACTTCGCGCAGAACAGCGAGCAGGGCCCCATCGTCACCGCGGTCGGCTCCTTCCAGAGCGAGGCCGGCTGCCCGGGCGACTGGCAGCCCGACTGCCTGCGCACCTGGCTGCAGGACGCGGACGGCGACGGCGTGCTCACCTGGACGACGGATGCGCTGCCCACCGGCGCCTACGAGGCGAAGGTCGCGCACGGCCTGAGCTGGGACGAGAACTACGGGGCCGGGGGAGCGCCGAACGGCGCCAACATCCCGTTCACCGTGACCGAGGGCAAGGCGACCACGTTCCGCTACGACCTCGCGACGCATGTGCTTCAGATCGACGTCGCCGACCCGCCGCTCCCCGGCACCGGTCAGCAGCGCGCCCACTGGGTGAGCGCATCCACGCTCGCCTGGCCGCGCGAGCTGCTGCCGGTCAACGCCGATCCGGCGGACCTGCGCTTCGAATTGCACTCCTCCGAGGACGCCTCCCTCGAGGTGGTCGACGGAGCGGTCACCGGGGGAGAGGCCATCGAGCTCGAGTACGACCCGGCCGGGCTGTCCGAAGCGGAACGCGACCGGTTCCCGGCGCTCGCCGAGTACGTGGCTCTCCGCCCCGCGGGAGTCGATCGTGCCGCGATCGAGCGACTGCTCACCACCCAGTTGCGCGTCGCCCAGTTCGACGGCGACGAGCTCACCGCGTTCACCGGTGTGCAGCTCCCGGGGGTGCTCGACGACCTCTTCGCCGAGGACGCCGCCGATCGCGAGCTCGGCGTGACGTGGGAGAAGAAGCGGCCGAGCGTCGCCCTGTGGGCGCCGACCGCGCGATCCGTCGACCTGCTCGTCTACGCCGACGGCGACGCGGCGGACCCGACCCGCGTGACCCTTGAACGCCAGAGCGACGGCACCTGGACCGCCGAGGGTGAGAAGCAGTGGCGTGACGCGTCGTACCTGTACGAGGTCGTCGTCTACGCGCCGAGCACGGATGCGATCGAGACGAACCTCGTGACCGACCCCTACTCGGTCGGGCTCACGCTCAATTCGGAGCGGTCCGTGTTCGTCGACCTCGACGCGAAGGAGCATCGCCCGAAGGCGTGGGAGAAGACCGCCGCTCCGCGCATCGCCGACCCGGTCGACCGCTCGATTTACGAACTGCACGTGCGCGACTTCTCGATCGGCGACGCTTCGGTGCCCGAGGCGCTGCGCGGAACCTACGGCGCCTTCGGCGTCGACAGCGCCGGCACCCGCCACCTGCGCACCCTCGCCGACGCGGGCCTCAACACCGTGCACCTGCTGCCCACCTTCGACATCGCCACGATCGAGGAGGATCGGGCCGCCCAAGCGGTGCCCCCGTGCGACCTCGCGTCGTTCGCGCCGGACTCGCCCGAACAGCAGGCGTGCATCGCGCAGATCCGCGAAGACGACGGGTTCAACTGGGGCTACGACCCGCTTCACTTCTCCACCCCGGAGGGCTCCTACGCCGTCGATGCCCGCGGCGGTGACCGCACGGCGGAGTTCCGCGGCATGGTCGGCTCGCTGCACGGCCTCGGACTGCAGGTCGTGCTCGACCAGGTGTTCAACCACACCGCGCAGAGCGGGCAGGGCGAGAAGTCGGTGCTCGAACGTGTGGTGCCGGGCTACTACCACCGGCTCAACGCGCAAGGCGCCGTCGAGACCTCGACGTGCTGCCAGAACGTGGCCACCGAGCACGCGCTCGCCGAGAAGCTCATGGTCGACTCCGTCGTGCTGTGGGCACGCGACTACAAGGTCGACGGCTTCCGCTTCGACCTCATGGGACACCACTCGAAGCAGAACATGCTCGCGGTGCGCGCCGCCCTCGACGAGCTGACGGTGAAGCGGGACAGTGTCGACGGCTCCGCGGTCTACCTCTACGGCGAGGGTTGGAACTTCGGGGAGGTCGCCGACAACGCCCTCTTCGAGCAGGCCACGCAGGGGCAGCTCGGCGGCACGGGGATCGGCACCTTCAACGATCGGCTGCGGGATGCGGTGCACGGCGGCAGCCCGGTGGATTCGAGCACGATCCAGCAGCAGGGCTTCGGCACCGGCCTCGGCACCGACCCGAACGGGGCGCCGATCAACGGCACGACGGAGGAGGCGCTCGCCCGCCTCGCGGTGCAGAGCGATCTCGTGCGCATCGGCCTCGCCGGCAATCTGCGCGCCTTCTCGTTCGTCAGTTCCGACGGCACGGTGAAGCGTGGGGACGAGCTCGACTACAACGGCTCTCCCGCGGGTTATGCCGATGAGCCGGAGGAGACGATCAACTACGTCGACGCGCACGACAACGAGACGCTGTTCGACCTGCTCGCCCTCAAGCTGCCGGCGGATACGCCGATGGCCGAACGGGTGCGGATGAACACGCTCTCGCTCGCCACGGTGACGCTGTCGCAGGCGCCCTCGCTGTGGCACGCCGGTACCGACCTGCTGCGGTCCAAGTCGCTCGACCGCAACAGCTACGACTCCGGCGACTGGTTCAACCGCATCGATTGGACCGGTCAGTCGAACAACTTCGGGGTCGGGCTGCCACAAGCGGCCGACAACGAGGACCAGTGGCCGATCCAGGCACCGCTGCTCGCCGACCCGGCGCTGCGTCCCGCCCCGGCGGACATCGCGGCGGCGACCGCGGCCGCTCAGGACCTGCTGCGACTGAAGCAGTCGACGAAGCTCTTCCGGCTCGGCTCGGCCGACCTCATCCGGGAGAAGCTGAGCTTCCCGGGCAGCGGACCCGATGCCGCGCCCGGCGTCATCGCGATGCACATCGACGACACGGTGGGGGTGGACGTCGATCCCGCCCTGGACGGCCTCCTCACCGTGTTCAACGCGAGCCCGGAGCCCGTGTCGCTGCCGATCGACGGTCTCGTCGGTCATGACCTCGCCCTGAGCGCGGTGCAGCAGGCCGGTGCGGACGCCGGCGTGAAGGCGACCACGTGGGATGCCGCGACCGGCACGGTCACGGTGCCCGCCCGCACCGTCGCGGTGCTGACGGAGGCCCAGGCGCCCGACCCCGTCGGGAGCACGACGACGGGATCGGCGAACCGGCTGCTCGTGAAGAGCGGCGGCGCGGTGACCTACTCGTTCCGGGTGCAGGCCGGTGAGACCGTCCCGACCGGCACCGTCGAGGTGCTCGACCGCGGCCGCGTGGTCGGCACGGTCGAGCTCGACGGCTCCGACGCCGGGCGCGGGTCGGTGAAGCTCACGCTCGCGCGCGGCGTCCATTTGCTGACGGCCCGCTACGAGGGCTCGAGCGAGGTGCTGCCCTCGCGCACGAGGTGGCCCTCGGTGGTCGTCGCCTGGTGA
- a CDS encoding VanZ family protein: MFRQHPLLSLVTFVYLGVVGWLTLGPQPIDDGTDSIVFRILEWTARHPSLDWVGYAEVEFAANVAMFVPIGLFFLLLFGRRRWWIAVLLGVALTVTIETVQLSLPDRVSDPRDLVANSVGALIGVIGALIVTTPAAIRLNRERTLRSRQTARATPTGR; encoded by the coding sequence GTGTTCCGACAGCACCCCCTGCTCAGCCTCGTGACCTTCGTGTACCTCGGGGTCGTCGGCTGGCTGACGCTCGGCCCGCAGCCGATCGACGACGGCACCGACTCGATCGTCTTCCGCATCCTGGAGTGGACCGCCCGGCACCCCTCGCTCGACTGGGTCGGCTACGCCGAGGTCGAGTTCGCCGCGAACGTGGCGATGTTCGTGCCGATCGGACTGTTCTTCCTGCTGCTGTTCGGACGCCGCCGGTGGTGGATCGCCGTGCTGCTGGGCGTCGCACTGACGGTCACGATCGAGACCGTGCAGCTCTCGCTGCCCGATCGGGTCTCCGACCCCCGGGACCTGGTCGCCAACTCGGTCGGCGCACTCATCGGGGTGATCGGCGCCCTCATCGTGACGACGCCCGCCGCCATCCGGCTCAACCGTGAACGCACGCTCCGGAGTCGACAGACTGCTCGAGCGACGCCGACCGGTCGATGA